One Opitutia bacterium DNA segment encodes these proteins:
- a CDS encoding ABC transporter permease → MLSDLRLSARTLAKSPLFCVVAIVTLGLGIGVNTAMFSIINGILWRGLPFPEQGRIVAAVGRNEAQPRDRFGMSWAEFEDFRRVQRSFVDLAAYEDRTTTLSGPGGDPERISGTAMSAAGMAMLPGPLALGRWFTAEDDKPGAPATIVLSHALWTNRFKADPAIVGQSIKVNSEWTTVVGVAAERFRFPEDGGAFVPMRDLRLKDKRDERALTVFGRLKPGVTLAQASAEIAAFGAQLAKDHADTNRGITFGAQTLFERFSGDEDRQLFAVMLGAVLLVMLIACANVGNLLLARSSVREKELAVRAALGAGRARVVRLLLTEAMLLSLAGAALGCGIAAGSLALFRRAVVDAHPPYWMHFDLDGAALLYAIGLAGAACLLAGLYPAWRNSRPDLNSVLKDAGRGSTSAGVGRFARMMIVGEVALSCLLLVLSGLTIRSVIQTQSLPTGFTSAGVYSGRVALLDREFDDVAKQKQFFARLIERLRERSEIADFTLSDMQPTWDNSQAILIEGRAPEPAGKPPLASSVKSVAPHFFSTLGIGLLQGRDFTDADAPESTRVAIVSTAFGQKYWPNQSLIGRRFRLGAGKPGEDEHWLTVVGVVTPIMEGRFNSQPGPQAYVPFTQATDVRRMTVMAKARGGDAAALAPVLRQTVRSLNDDLPIYFAQTLDQMLEEARFSKRLIAWIFGVFGAVALVLAGVGLYGVMSYSVAQRTSEIGVRVALGATPRDVLGLVLRQSGWQVGLGLALGIGVSFFAGQLMAGFLYAVSPRDPGTFIATVLALGTAGAFATLVPALRALRVNPVVALRNE, encoded by the coding sequence ATGTTGTCCGACCTCCGTCTTTCCGCGCGGACTCTCGCGAAGAGTCCGCTGTTCTGTGTTGTGGCCATCGTCACGCTCGGCCTCGGCATCGGGGTTAACACCGCGATGTTCTCCATCATCAACGGCATCCTGTGGCGCGGGCTGCCGTTTCCGGAGCAGGGACGCATCGTCGCCGCGGTGGGACGCAACGAAGCGCAGCCGCGCGATCGCTTCGGGATGTCGTGGGCCGAGTTCGAGGATTTCCGGCGCGTGCAACGGTCGTTCGTCGATCTCGCGGCCTACGAGGATCGAACCACGACGCTCAGCGGTCCGGGCGGCGATCCGGAGCGGATCTCGGGCACGGCGATGTCGGCGGCCGGCATGGCGATGCTACCGGGGCCGCTCGCGCTCGGGCGCTGGTTCACGGCGGAGGACGACAAACCCGGCGCGCCCGCCACGATCGTGTTGAGCCACGCGCTGTGGACGAATCGCTTCAAGGCCGACCCGGCGATCGTCGGGCAATCGATCAAGGTGAACAGCGAGTGGACGACGGTGGTGGGCGTCGCGGCGGAGCGATTCCGGTTTCCGGAGGATGGAGGGGCGTTCGTGCCGATGCGCGACTTGCGCTTGAAGGACAAACGCGACGAGCGCGCGCTGACGGTGTTCGGCCGGCTGAAGCCCGGCGTGACGCTCGCGCAGGCAAGCGCGGAGATCGCGGCGTTCGGGGCGCAACTGGCCAAGGACCACGCGGACACGAACCGCGGCATCACCTTCGGGGCGCAGACTTTGTTTGAGCGTTTCTCCGGCGACGAGGACCGGCAGCTTTTCGCGGTCATGCTCGGCGCCGTGCTGCTCGTGATGCTCATCGCGTGCGCGAATGTCGGCAACCTGCTCCTCGCGCGCTCGTCCGTGCGGGAGAAGGAACTCGCGGTGCGCGCCGCGCTCGGCGCGGGCCGGGCGCGCGTGGTGCGGCTGCTGCTCACGGAGGCGATGCTGCTCTCGCTCGCGGGAGCGGCGCTCGGTTGCGGCATCGCGGCGGGGAGCCTCGCGCTTTTCCGCCGCGCCGTGGTCGATGCGCATCCGCCCTACTGGATGCATTTCGACCTCGATGGCGCGGCGCTGCTCTACGCGATCGGCCTCGCGGGCGCGGCGTGTTTGCTGGCCGGACTCTACCCGGCGTGGCGGAACTCGCGGCCGGATTTGAACTCCGTGTTGAAGGACGCCGGCCGCGGGTCGACCAGCGCGGGCGTGGGGCGCTTCGCGCGGATGATGATCGTCGGCGAGGTGGCGCTCTCGTGCCTGCTGCTCGTGTTGTCCGGCCTGACGATTCGCAGCGTGATCCAGACGCAATCGCTGCCGACCGGCTTCACCTCGGCGGGCGTCTACTCGGGTCGCGTGGCGCTGCTCGATCGCGAATTCGACGACGTGGCGAAGCAGAAACAGTTTTTCGCCCGCCTGATCGAGCGGCTGCGCGAGCGGTCGGAGATCGCGGATTTCACGCTCAGCGACATGCAGCCGACGTGGGACAACAGCCAGGCGATCCTCATCGAGGGCCGCGCACCCGAGCCGGCGGGCAAGCCGCCGCTCGCCTCCAGCGTGAAGTCAGTGGCGCCGCATTTCTTTTCCACGCTCGGCATCGGTCTGCTGCAGGGCCGCGATTTCACCGACGCGGACGCGCCGGAGTCGACGCGCGTGGCGATCGTCAGCACCGCTTTCGGGCAGAAATACTGGCCCAACCAAAGCCTGATCGGGCGGCGTTTCCGTCTCGGCGCGGGCAAGCCGGGCGAGGATGAGCATTGGCTGACGGTCGTCGGCGTGGTGACGCCGATCATGGAAGGCCGTTTCAACTCGCAGCCGGGGCCGCAGGCCTATGTGCCGTTCACGCAGGCGACCGACGTGCGGCGCATGACGGTGATGGCGAAGGCGCGCGGCGGCGACGCGGCGGCACTCGCGCCGGTGTTGCGGCAGACGGTGCGCAGCCTGAACGACGATTTGCCCATCTACTTCGCGCAGACGCTCGATCAGATGTTGGAGGAGGCGCGTTTCTCGAAACGACTCATTGCTTGGATTTTCGGCGTGTTCGGCGCGGTGGCGCTCGTGCTCGCGGGCGTGGGGCTCTACGGCGTGATGAGCTACTCGGTGGCGCAACGGACGTCGGAGATCGGCGTGCGCGTGGCGCTCGGGGCGACGCCGCGGGATGTGCTCGGGCTCGTGTTGCGGCAGAGCGGCTGGCAAGTGGGACTCGGCCTCGCGCTCGGAATCGGGGTGTCGTTTTTCGCCGGGCAGCTGATGGCGGGTTTTCTCTACGCGGTCAGTCCGCGCGATCCGGGCACGTTCATCGCGACGGTGCTCGCGCTTGGGACGGCGGGCGCGTTCGCGACGCTGGTGCCGGCGTTGCGGGCGTTGCGCGTGAATCCCGTCGTGGCGCTGCGGAACGAGTAG